A stretch of Ooceraea biroi isolate clonal line C1 unplaced genomic scaffold, Obir_v5.4 UnassembledTig43, whole genome shotgun sequence DNA encodes these proteins:
- the LOC113563518 gene encoding uncharacterized protein LOC113563518, translated as MKGPGYMAVTAGEAVHVIKCIPVDVIVRRTKECYIELPVTVRNTSLFITPKSHVLTKMGTIRECSYELPTLYRIEDTWIELIPEPRVRRTSLQQLQPMTSMSWNYLTPGPLASSGIYSQADLDKIRDHIMFPAEKPALLNSMARGITGHVMPDDTMSIYNLLDEASLNKIAESTAKRIWGGFITFGSATAGVFGVLLVVRLIKLAIDTMIHGYALHSAYGCSLYVLGAIWSSLTHLLLYLARGTAKRSHTDGRADPEEQRSSEPVEPVLSQSLSQNNPSNQPTSSQVTDSETIVYTDLQKRLREY; from the coding sequence ATGAAAGGACCAGGTTACATGGCCGTCACTGCAGGGGAAGCCGTTCATGTCATCAAGTGTATACCAGTGGACGTCATCGTACGCCGCACTAAGGAATGTTATATTGAGCTACCGGTTACAGTACGCAACACTTCCCTCTTTATCACACCAAAATCACACGTGTTGACCAAGATGGGAACCATACGAGAGTGTAGCTACGAATTGCCAACCCTTTATCGAATTGAGGATACATGGATTGAACTTATTCCGGAGCCACGTGTTCGCAGAACATCGTTGCAGCAGTTACAACCTATGACAAGTATGtcatggaattatttaacgcCGGGACCACTAGCTTCCAGCGGAATATATTCCCAGGCGGATCTTGATAAAATCAGGGATCATATAATGTTCCCTGCTGAAAAGCCAGCGTTACTTAACAGCATGGCTCGTGGAATCACCGGACACGTCATGCCTGACGATACCATGTCCATTTACAACTTATTGGATGAAGcatcattaaacaaaattgctgaGTCAACTGCTAAACGGATCTGGGGCGGATTCATCACATTTGGATCAGCCACAGCTGGAGTTTTTGGAGTATTATTAGTAGTACGACTAATCAAGCTAGCCATCGACACGATGATACATGGTTATGCTCTACATTCAGCCTACGGATGCAGTCTGTACGTGCTAGGAGCTATCTGGAGCTCCTTGACTCATCTGCTACTCTATTTGGCCAGAGGTACAGCCAAACGCAGCCACACAGATGGACGAGCAGATCCCGAAGAACAACGATCATCGGAACCTGTGGAACCAGTATTATCGCAGTCTTTGTCACAGAACAACCCTAGCAATCAGCCAACTTCGTCGCAGGTGACTGACAGTGAAACCATTGTATACACAGACTTACAAAAACGTTTGCGTGAATATTAG